In one Candidatus Nomurabacteria bacterium genomic region, the following are encoded:
- a CDS encoding TlyA family RNA methyltransferase, with amino-acid sequence MTKTRLDQLLVKKGLVSSRSQAESWIGLGKVTVDGRVATKSGWFVRDEADVRLIAEEKYVSRAGLKLASVAQLLGVDFKSKTVLDVGSSTGGFTDYALQHGAEKVVAVDVGTDQLHPSLRSDERIELHEKTDIRDFTTDHQIDIVVIDVSFISLRDILPSVARIAPKAQIVAMVKPQFEAGKDQVNKGVIKNDSVRRQILRDFETWTKSSFVIYDKRDSEVAGSKGNRERFYLLNIS; translated from the coding sequence ATGACGAAAACCAGGCTCGACCAATTATTGGTTAAAAAGGGCCTGGTTTCTTCGCGTTCACAGGCCGAGAGTTGGATTGGGCTTGGCAAGGTGACAGTTGATGGTCGCGTAGCGACGAAGTCTGGCTGGTTTGTGCGTGATGAGGCTGATGTTCGCCTGATTGCCGAGGAGAAGTATGTTAGTCGTGCGGGTTTAAAGCTGGCTAGCGTTGCTCAGTTACTTGGCGTTGATTTTAAGAGCAAGACGGTGCTTGACGTTGGCAGTAGTACAGGGGGGTTTACAGATTATGCGTTACAACACGGTGCAGAAAAGGTCGTTGCTGTGGACGTTGGTACTGATCAATTACATCCGAGTTTACGTAGTGACGAGCGTATAGAGCTTCATGAAAAAACTGATATTCGTGATTTTACTACCGATCATCAGATCGATATTGTAGTCATTGATGTCAGTTTTATATCGCTGCGTGACATATTGCCATCGGTTGCTCGTATTGCACCAAAAGCACAGATTGTTGCCATGGTTAAGCCCCAGTTTGAAGCAGGTAAGGACCAGGTTAACAAAGGTGTTATCAAAAATGATTCTGTAAGACGACAGATTTTGCGTGATTTCGAGACATGGACAAAATCTTCGTTTGTTATTTATGATAAGCGTGATAGCGAAGTTGCTGGGAGTAAGGGTAATCGTGAACGCTTCTATTTGTTAAATATTTCATAG
- a CDS encoding recombinase family protein encodes MKRAAVYVRVSTANQEDEETIENQLMELKERIKNDGALLLPECIYSDNGWTGTLLERPDLDRLRSDAKEGAFDLLYYYDRGRIARKFVYQEVVLDELQESGIECISLHDINGTTPEEILMGSVMGVFHEYERIKITERMRLGKMRKVRENGKLLGYNACYGYDYHHRIKGGPDERDGYFSINEQEAEVVRQVFKWVADGVSLREVIRRLHALGIPPKKQKRTTWTKGPIARMLTNTTYIGKHFYNKSEAVETKSPKDPNKRYRRIKKSSRKVRPKEEWLEVKVDPIISKELFERVQQQMVANLKFSHRNNKKNEYLLTGLISCSCGKPRTGDPTAKGHLYYRCTDRLSRFPLPRECFAGGVNVVVLDTMVWSQIKELVSNPKLVRRQAERWLADSTSSAATQQAQETLEQLTRLDEEEKRYVKAFGMNYLSERLYKEQMDELYSKRAALQAKMNDAKEQMAQQPMLTVEQMVDGVQVLLESLDFTDKKAIIRRLVTKVKATQEEAIIWGQLPIFTKAEVGFEPKYRHRRPSKCRQINTLQRPDRG; translated from the coding sequence ATGAAAAGAGCCGCCGTATATGTACGCGTTAGCACCGCCAACCAGGAAGATGAAGAGACCATTGAGAATCAGCTCATGGAGCTCAAGGAGCGCATTAAGAACGATGGGGCCCTACTGCTGCCCGAATGCATCTATAGCGACAACGGATGGACCGGTACACTCTTAGAGCGACCAGACCTTGACCGGCTACGGTCAGACGCCAAGGAAGGCGCTTTTGACCTTCTCTACTACTATGACAGGGGGCGTATTGCGCGCAAATTCGTTTACCAAGAAGTTGTATTAGACGAGCTACAGGAATCAGGTATCGAATGTATAAGCCTGCACGACATCAACGGAACGACGCCTGAAGAGATACTGATGGGTAGTGTTATGGGCGTCTTTCATGAGTACGAGCGTATAAAAATTACAGAGCGAATGCGTCTCGGCAAAATGCGAAAAGTAAGAGAGAACGGTAAGCTGCTTGGATACAACGCATGCTACGGCTATGACTATCACCACCGTATAAAAGGAGGTCCCGACGAACGCGACGGTTACTTCAGTATTAATGAGCAAGAGGCTGAAGTTGTCAGGCAAGTATTTAAATGGGTTGCCGACGGCGTATCTTTACGTGAAGTCATCCGGCGCCTACATGCACTAGGGATACCGCCCAAGAAACAAAAACGCACAACGTGGACCAAGGGACCAATTGCCCGAATGCTCACGAACACCACCTATATAGGCAAGCATTTTTACAATAAGAGCGAAGCTGTCGAAACAAAGAGTCCGAAAGACCCTAATAAACGATACCGTCGGATAAAAAAGAGCAGCCGCAAAGTACGGCCAAAGGAAGAATGGCTCGAGGTCAAGGTAGACCCTATCATTAGTAAGGAGCTGTTCGAGCGGGTCCAGCAACAGATGGTTGCCAACCTAAAATTCAGCCACAGGAACAATAAGAAAAATGAATACCTTCTTACTGGACTAATTAGTTGTTCATGTGGCAAACCCCGAACCGGCGACCCAACCGCAAAGGGTCACCTATACTATCGTTGTACTGATAGACTTTCACGATTTCCCCTACCTCGCGAATGCTTTGCTGGAGGCGTTAATGTCGTTGTACTGGATACGATGGTCTGGAGTCAAATTAAAGAACTCGTTAGCAACCCAAAGTTAGTCAGACGACAAGCCGAACGCTGGTTGGCAGATTCAACATCTTCAGCAGCCACACAACAAGCTCAGGAGACTCTAGAACAGCTCACACGGCTAGATGAGGAAGAGAAACGATACGTAAAGGCCTTTGGCATGAACTACTTGTCAGAACGGCTCTACAAGGAACAGATGGACGAACTGTACTCAAAGCGGGCAGCTCTACAGGCTAAAATGAACGATGCGAAGGAGCAAATGGCGCAGCAACCAATGCTAACAGTGGAGCAAATGGTTGATGGAGTTCAAGTATTATTAGAAAGCTTGGATTTTACAGATAAGAAAGCTATAATTAGACGATTAGTTACCAAAGTAAAAGCAACGCAAGAAGAGGCAATTATATGGGGTCAACTACCCATTTTCACGAAAGCAGAGGTTGGTTTTGAGCCTAAGTATCGGCATCGTCGGCCTTCCAAATGTCGGCAAATCAACACTCTTCAACGCCCTGACCGGGGGTGA
- a CDS encoding 30S ribosomal protein S18 yields MALKRYKKDAPAYFDYKDSKTLLRYINIYGQIEPSAKSGLTAKQQRQLAVAIKRARHLALLPFVSNN; encoded by the coding sequence ATGGCACTAAAACGATACAAGAAAGACGCTCCAGCGTACTTTGATTACAAAGATTCAAAGACACTTTTGCGTTATATCAACATTTACGGTCAGATTGAGCCGAGCGCAAAGTCGGGCTTGACTGCAAAACAACAGCGTCAGCTTGCTGTAGCTATTAAGCGTGCACGTCATTTGGCACTGCTTCCATTTGTAAGCAATAACTAG
- a CDS encoding single-stranded DNA-binding protein: MARSINQVILMGRLTRDPETRTTPSGKSVTSFSIAVDRQTQDDQADFFDVTAWEKLGELVSQYLSKGRRVLVQGRLRQDSWDDKETGKKRSRVDVVATDVTFLDGPSGEGSGNGGSAAPSDTKKKAEDVVIEDIDDKPIDLSEIPF; this comes from the coding sequence ATGGCACGCAGTATAAATCAAGTAATTCTGATGGGGCGCCTAACGCGTGACCCTGAGACACGAACGACTCCAAGCGGTAAATCTGTTACAAGTTTTAGTATTGCCGTTGACCGACAGACTCAGGATGATCAAGCAGACTTTTTTGATGTAACTGCGTGGGAAAAGCTTGGCGAACTTGTATCGCAGTATCTAAGCAAAGGCCGTCGTGTACTCGTACAGGGTCGTTTGCGTCAGGATAGCTGGGATGACAAGGAAACCGGCAAAAAACGCAGCAGGGTTGATGTCGTCGCTACTGACGTTACATTTTTGGATGGCCCGAGCGGCGAGGGTAGCGGCAATGGTGGTTCTGCAGCACCCAGTGATACTAAGAAAAAAGCAGAAGATGTCGTGATTGAAGACATCGATGATAAACCAATTGATCTCAGCGAGATCCCATTCTAG
- the ychF gene encoding redox-regulated ATPase YchF: MSLSIGIVGLPNVGKSTLFNALTGGDILAANYPFATIEPNTGIVPVPDDRLVVLQKTYSAQKIIPATVTFVDIAGLVAGASAGEGLGNAFLANIRECSAIVHVVRAFEGDVIHVADRVDPKADIEIINTELILADLQTIEKHLPKVLKESKANPAKREVASYLESLKRHLQEGTPLSALPSLDEEKLTGLNLLTAKPVIYAFNVDENTLTNDSKKAELSNLVAPAKSVFTCAKLEEEIKDLTAVEAAELLVSYGVEETGLQQLIHSAYETLGLQSYLTAGPKEIHAWTIRRGDTAPQAAGVIHTDFERGFIAAQIVDYDDLVAAGSEQAAKAAGKVRTEGKTYIMQPGDVVEFRFNV; this comes from the coding sequence TTGAGCCTAAGTATCGGCATCGTCGGCCTTCCAAATGTCGGCAAATCAACACTCTTCAACGCCCTGACCGGGGGTGATATCTTGGCTGCGAATTATCCATTTGCAACTATCGAACCAAACACCGGAATCGTACCTGTTCCAGATGATCGCCTAGTGGTGCTCCAAAAGACATACTCAGCACAAAAAATCATCCCCGCCACCGTGACATTTGTCGACATAGCAGGATTAGTCGCTGGTGCATCCGCCGGAGAGGGACTAGGCAACGCATTTCTAGCAAACATCCGAGAATGTAGCGCTATTGTACATGTCGTGCGCGCTTTTGAAGGCGACGTAATCCATGTAGCCGATCGTGTCGACCCAAAGGCCGACATAGAAATCATAAATACTGAATTAATCCTGGCCGATCTTCAAACCATTGAAAAACACCTACCAAAGGTACTCAAGGAAAGCAAAGCAAATCCAGCTAAGCGCGAAGTTGCTTCGTATTTGGAAAGTTTGAAACGCCACCTTCAAGAAGGCACACCCTTGTCTGCCCTGCCCTCACTCGATGAAGAAAAATTAACCGGACTTAATTTACTTACTGCTAAACCTGTTATTTACGCCTTCAATGTAGACGAAAACACCCTGACAAATGACAGCAAAAAGGCAGAATTATCCAATCTTGTCGCACCTGCAAAAAGCGTATTTACATGCGCAAAGCTAGAGGAAGAAATTAAAGACCTAACGGCCGTAGAAGCCGCTGAATTATTGGTAAGCTACGGAGTGGAAGAAACCGGCTTACAGCAATTAATACACAGTGCGTACGAAACGCTCGGCTTACAAAGTTACCTGACTGCTGGCCCCAAAGAAATCCACGCCTGGACAATTCGACGTGGCGATACCGCTCCACAGGCGGCAGGAGTAATTCATACCGATTTCGAACGCGGCTTTATTGCTGCTCAAATTGTAGACTACGACGATCTCGTAGCTGCAGGCTCCGAGCAAGCGGCTAAAGCTGCCGGCAAAGTCCGAACGGAAGGCAAAACCTACATCATGCAACCTGGCGATGTTGTAGAGTTTAGATTTAACGTATAG
- a CDS encoding ribonuclease J, with translation MGQRRLSNATPDDQNKRPQQQRQKSNNTVLNNTSTRKGEVFRAQRRTSENVNLRASQHVINVPVNKSVFNGYGGRQFSLADAKKQPKTKGPVLKIMPIGGLGEMGIGKNMMAIEYEDDIIVIDCGFLFPGADYPGINYITPDITYLEANKHKIRAQIFTHGHLDHIGAFRHIAHKIPAPVYASRFTLGMVQRTMEEATSGFTPDYHEMDPESHERVQIGDNFSIELVRVNHSIPDATAVVIRTPLGVLIDTGDWRFEDEPVDGRKFDLERLTEIASKEGILMLMNESTNCESEGTHHHGEFDIQVSMGQVMEKYPNSRLILSCFSSQIHRMQIILEEAKKHDRKVAFAGYSMIQNLEVALRAGAIKVPKDVVVKMEDIVKFPDGKVTIVCTGSQGEFNAVLNRMASGSHKYIKIKNSDVVVFSSNPIPGNEKYVVRTVDGLMREGSDVIQNGKTHLTGVGPLHLSGHGYYDDHVKLINALNPKYYLPIHGEFHMLVHNAELAEKEAAIPRDNIFVCDSGDVVEITPNGAKKSGRIPVGGIMYDDSGAIVSEVVLKDRIHMATEGMFVVVLTVQRGSGRLMTSPDIISRGFIYLRDSEELMGTIRQYLKQKVARSFGGKKIDLDVIKKELKDEITHILYDQTRRTPIVIPVINEVGGGQNRSDAGRNPAQGSAKPNRPAKAASFPQKKFPPKQYPDTEAIDPSLRSKSETKAY, from the coding sequence ATGGGTCAACGAAGACTCTCTAACGCCACGCCTGATGACCAAAATAAACGACCTCAACAGCAACGGCAAAAATCAAACAATACAGTATTGAACAACACAAGTACTCGCAAGGGTGAAGTGTTTCGAGCGCAGCGACGAACATCAGAAAACGTCAATTTGCGCGCGAGTCAGCACGTTATTAACGTACCGGTAAACAAGTCGGTTTTTAATGGTTACGGTGGTCGGCAATTTAGTCTGGCCGATGCTAAAAAGCAGCCAAAGACAAAAGGACCAGTACTGAAGATTATGCCAATCGGCGGTCTTGGTGAAATGGGAATCGGTAAAAATATGATGGCTATCGAATATGAAGACGACATCATCGTTATTGATTGTGGTTTTCTGTTTCCAGGAGCTGACTATCCGGGCATTAACTACATCACCCCTGATATTACTTATCTTGAAGCAAATAAGCATAAAATTCGTGCGCAAATATTTACGCACGGTCACTTAGACCACATTGGTGCTTTTCGTCACATAGCTCACAAGATTCCAGCCCCTGTGTACGCCAGTAGGTTTACGCTAGGTATGGTTCAGCGAACAATGGAAGAGGCTACAAGTGGTTTTACGCCTGATTATCATGAAATGGATCCTGAATCACATGAGCGTGTTCAGATTGGTGATAATTTCAGCATAGAGCTCGTACGCGTGAATCACTCTATTCCTGACGCGACCGCCGTAGTTATACGTACACCACTTGGTGTGTTAATCGATACAGGCGACTGGCGTTTCGAGGATGAACCTGTAGACGGTCGTAAATTTGACCTCGAACGACTTACTGAGATTGCATCCAAAGAAGGTATTTTAATGCTGATGAATGAAAGTACGAACTGTGAGTCTGAAGGTACTCATCATCATGGCGAGTTTGATATTCAGGTTTCAATGGGGCAGGTTATGGAAAAATATCCAAATAGCCGTCTTATCCTTAGTTGTTTTAGTTCGCAGATTCATCGTATGCAAATTATCTTGGAAGAAGCAAAGAAGCACGATAGAAAAGTCGCTTTTGCCGGCTATAGTATGATTCAGAACCTCGAAGTAGCCTTGCGAGCTGGGGCTATCAAGGTTCCAAAAGACGTTGTCGTTAAGATGGAAGATATCGTAAAGTTTCCAGACGGCAAAGTAACGATTGTCTGTACTGGTAGCCAGGGTGAGTTCAATGCCGTACTAAACCGAATGGCTAGCGGTTCTCACAAATATATCAAGATTAAGAACAGTGATGTCGTTGTCTTTTCATCCAACCCGATTCCGGGCAACGAAAAATATGTCGTACGAACTGTTGATGGCCTGATGCGTGAAGGTAGCGACGTTATTCAAAACGGTAAAACGCATTTGACGGGTGTTGGTCCGCTTCACCTTTCTGGGCACGGCTACTATGATGATCACGTTAAACTGATAAACGCTCTTAACCCAAAGTATTACTTGCCAATTCACGGTGAATTTCACATGTTGGTGCATAATGCCGAACTTGCGGAGAAAGAAGCGGCAATCCCACGCGATAATATTTTCGTATGTGACTCTGGTGACGTCGTCGAAATTACACCTAACGGTGCAAAAAAAAGTGGTCGTATCCCAGTTGGCGGCATCATGTATGACGACAGCGGTGCGATTGTCAGTGAGGTTGTACTTAAGGACCGTATTCACATGGCAACAGAAGGCATGTTTGTGGTTGTCTTAACCGTCCAGCGTGGTTCGGGTCGTTTGATGACCAGCCCAGACATCATTAGTCGAGGTTTCATTTACCTACGCGACAGCGAGGAATTAATGGGAACCATTCGTCAGTATCTGAAGCAAAAAGTTGCTCGCAGCTTCGGCGGTAAGAAAATTGATCTGGATGTGATAAAGAAAGAACTCAAAGACGAGATTACACACATTCTGTATGATCAGACACGCCGAACGCCGATTGTTATACCTGTTATCAATGAAGTTGGCGGTGGTCAAAACCGTTCTGATGCTGGTCGTAATCCTGCACAGGGTTCCGCAAAGCCGAACAGACCTGCAAAGGCGGCATCGTTCCCGCAAAAGAAATTCCCCCCAAAACAATATCCAGACACTGAAGCAATTGATCCGTCGCTTCGTTCTAAGTCTGAAACAAAAGCATATTAG
- a CDS encoding mechanosensitive ion channel family protein produces MTESFFDWGILMQHVSHILFAVVALLIIRFTINHFIGRIVERIVLGHRYKTKREEKLRERTLTDMFKTGTAVVTWVVIAVVVLQEFGVNLAALATGAGLIGVVIGFGAQSMFKDFLGGTFIITENQYRIGDVVTVGGHSGIVEQITIRMTKLRDLDGSVYFIPNGEITSVRNMTMEYSGVVIEVGVSYDTEVSEAEEIINEVGKELAEDPEWKSRIIEPITFLRLDSFGDSSVNLKAVGKTVPLEQWNIAGEYRKRLKKAFEKKGIEIPFPQRVIHERKSSK; encoded by the coding sequence ATGACGGAATCGTTTTTTGACTGGGGAATACTTATGCAGCATGTAAGCCACATATTATTTGCGGTCGTAGCTTTGTTGATTATACGATTTACGATAAATCATTTTATTGGACGAATTGTGGAGAGAATTGTACTGGGGCATCGGTACAAGACAAAGCGTGAGGAAAAGCTGCGCGAGCGTACGCTAACGGATATGTTTAAAACAGGAACCGCAGTTGTAACATGGGTGGTGATTGCAGTTGTTGTCTTGCAAGAGTTTGGAGTTAATTTAGCCGCACTTGCTACGGGTGCTGGTTTGATAGGTGTCGTCATTGGTTTTGGCGCGCAGAGTATGTTCAAGGATTTTTTGGGTGGCACGTTTATTATCACTGAAAATCAGTACAGAATAGGGGATGTTGTAACAGTTGGTGGGCATAGTGGCATCGTTGAGCAGATAACTATTCGCATGACAAAGCTACGTGATCTTGATGGTAGTGTGTATTTCATACCGAACGGTGAAATCACGAGTGTACGTAATATGACTATGGAGTATTCGGGGGTCGTCATAGAGGTGGGTGTGAGTTACGATACCGAGGTAAGCGAAGCGGAAGAGATTATCAATGAGGTCGGTAAGGAGCTTGCCGAGGATCCTGAGTGGAAATCTAGGATTATTGAACCTATTACATTTTTACGTTTGGACAGTTTTGGCGATTCGAGCGTTAATTTGAAGGCAGTAGGTAAGACAGTACCGCTCGAACAATGGAATATTGCAGGCGAGTATCGCAAACGCCTCAAGAAAGCATTCGAAAAGAAAGGTATTGAGATACCGTTTCCGCAACGAGTTATTCACGAGCGCAAATCCTCCAAGTAA
- the efp gene encoding elongation factor P yields the protein MYQPTDLKKGTVCQIDGKPYRVVEYAQKVMGRGGSIVNVKLKNLIDGSVIPKTFKGQDKIERAEVASKTVQFLYSDGSDFHFMDPVSFEQFQLNADVVDAAASYLKEGDELSLQFFDNRVINVELPKNLFLEVTYTEDVVKGDTTSSVLKDATVETGLVVKVPAFIKVGDVISVDTTTGDYRERKK from the coding sequence ATGTATCAACCGACTGATCTCAAAAAAGGGACAGTTTGCCAAATCGATGGCAAGCCGTATCGTGTTGTTGAGTATGCTCAAAAGGTCATGGGGCGTGGCGGTAGTATAGTCAACGTCAAGCTTAAGAACTTGATTGACGGTAGCGTCATACCGAAGACTTTTAAGGGTCAGGATAAGATTGAGCGAGCAGAAGTGGCAAGCAAAACCGTACAATTTTTGTATTCGGACGGTTCTGATTTCCATTTTATGGACCCAGTTAGTTTTGAACAGTTCCAACTGAACGCAGATGTCGTAGACGCAGCTGCTTCATATTTGAAAGAAGGTGACGAGCTAAGTCTGCAGTTCTTTGACAATCGTGTAATCAACGTGGAGTTACCAAAAAACTTGTTTTTGGAAGTAACATACACGGAAGACGTCGTTAAAGGTGACACCACTAGTAGCGTATTGAAAGATGCAACAGTAGAAACGGGCTTGGTGGTGAAGGTGCCGGCGTTTATAAAGGTGGGTGACGTGATTTCTGTCGATACAACTACTGGCGACTATCGCGAACGGAAAAAATAA
- a CDS encoding DNA translocase FtsK 4TM domain-containing protein, translating to MAKKRKIKKKKAAPAGPTHKLPAGFWQQVAALGLIAFSVLLIVAWFGVGGPVLDWVQTQALFVIGYAIYAVPLLFIYVGVEIFRAEENKLPLVMKTATALLIVWLAGLFGLPGGNPSHGGWVGDNLNQMVATLVDKPVAGFIYVLLVLITILFVLRVSPVTLITKIWAMLQTERFDADNVKIMREAADGGKKPSAEFKLNAGVPTLDSEEEKSGRLSTLRGSIKQDKAAEEQSALVSTRDPNWKQPSLDLLERKQSPADAGDVQQNAQIIKDTLSEFSIDVEMEGANIGPKVTQYTLKPPSGVKLTRITALETNIALNLAAQSLRIEAPIPGQKAVGIEVPNRKAADVRLYGILTAKQWDSSREPLGFAVGRDISGDAVVGELNQMPHLLIAGQTGSGKSVMINTLLTSLLYRNSPSEMKLILVDPKQVEMAPYEDIPHLLTPVITEPEKTISALKWAINEMERRYKLLASEKVRDIRSYNQKIQSGRSKVEVADEEGNVQQHEDGAMPYIVIVIDELADLMMIAARDVEALIVRLAQKARAVGIHLVLATQRPSVDIITGLIKANIPARIAFTVASQVDSRTILDQAGAEKLLGKGDMLLLTPAMAKPKRIQGAWVTDDEVGKINDHLRMQSAPQYNDEIISQPVQLNGRGGVVMDFNTDTSGDPTYQEALRIVVGSGKASASLLQRRLGIGYAKAARYIDTMEEQGIVGQASGNSKPRDVLVSSVDDLGGGDVIDEDI from the coding sequence ATGGCTAAAAAACGTAAAATAAAAAAGAAGAAAGCTGCACCAGCAGGACCGACGCATAAGTTGCCGGCAGGATTTTGGCAGCAAGTCGCCGCACTTGGCTTGATAGCTTTTTCAGTGTTGTTGATTGTGGCCTGGTTTGGCGTCGGTGGTCCTGTTCTAGATTGGGTGCAAACACAAGCACTTTTTGTTATTGGCTATGCGATTTATGCCGTACCTCTTTTGTTTATTTATGTGGGGGTAGAGATATTCCGGGCCGAAGAAAACAAATTGCCGCTTGTTATGAAAACTGCGACAGCTTTGCTTATCGTATGGCTAGCTGGACTTTTCGGGCTTCCAGGCGGGAACCCAAGTCATGGCGGTTGGGTTGGTGACAACCTTAACCAAATGGTCGCCACGTTGGTAGACAAGCCAGTTGCTGGGTTTATATACGTATTGTTGGTATTGATCACAATTTTGTTTGTTCTTCGTGTATCTCCGGTCACGTTAATTACGAAGATTTGGGCAATGCTTCAGACTGAAAGGTTTGATGCTGATAACGTAAAAATTATGCGAGAAGCAGCTGACGGGGGCAAAAAGCCTTCTGCCGAGTTTAAGTTAAATGCAGGCGTACCGACGCTTGATAGCGAAGAAGAAAAGTCTGGGCGACTATCGACGCTTCGGGGTAGTATCAAGCAAGATAAGGCTGCTGAAGAACAGTCGGCATTGGTATCTACGCGTGACCCGAACTGGAAACAGCCAAGCCTAGATTTGCTCGAAAGGAAACAGTCACCGGCGGACGCTGGAGATGTGCAACAGAATGCTCAAATTATTAAGGATACTTTGAGTGAATTTAGTATTGATGTGGAAATGGAGGGCGCAAATATTGGCCCGAAAGTAACGCAATATACACTTAAGCCACCAAGTGGCGTCAAGCTAACTCGTATTACTGCGCTAGAAACGAATATCGCACTTAATTTGGCGGCTCAGTCACTTAGGATTGAAGCGCCTATTCCCGGTCAGAAGGCTGTCGGTATTGAGGTGCCTAACCGCAAGGCGGCGGATGTACGCCTTTACGGAATACTGACAGCTAAGCAGTGGGACAGTAGCAGAGAGCCTCTCGGATTTGCAGTTGGGCGAGATATTTCTGGTGATGCAGTCGTAGGTGAGTTGAATCAGATGCCTCACCTTTTGATTGCAGGTCAAACAGGTAGTGGTAAGTCTGTCATGATCAACACATTGCTTACAAGCTTGCTGTACCGTAACAGTCCGAGCGAGATGAAGTTGATTCTTGTCGACCCGAAGCAGGTTGAGATGGCGCCCTATGAAGATATTCCGCACCTTCTTACTCCAGTTATTACCGAACCGGAGAAGACGATTAGCGCTTTGAAATGGGCAATTAATGAGATGGAGCGCCGTTATAAGCTGTTGGCTTCTGAAAAGGTGCGCGACATTCGAAGCTATAATCAGAAAATTCAATCTGGGCGCAGTAAGGTTGAAGTGGCCGACGAAGAGGGTAATGTGCAACAGCACGAAGACGGAGCTATGCCATACATTGTCATCGTGATTGACGAGTTGGCTGATTTGATGATGATTGCAGCCCGTGATGTTGAAGCTCTCATCGTACGCTTGGCTCAAAAGGCTCGTGCGGTCGGTATCCATCTGGTATTGGCTACACAGCGACCATCGGTAGATATTATCACTGGTCTGATCAAGGCTAATATACCGGCTCGTATCGCCTTCACGGTTGCCAGCCAGGTAGATAGTCGTACTATTTTGGATCAGGCTGGGGCCGAGAAGTTGCTTGGCAAGGGTGACATGTTACTCCTGACGCCGGCTATGGCTAAGCCGAAACGTATCCAGGGCGCATGGGTGACTGATGACGAAGTCGGTAAGATTAACGATCATTTGCGTATGCAATCGGCGCCACAATATAACGATGAAATTATCAGCCAACCTGTTCAGCTTAATGGTAGGGGTGGCGTTGTTATGGACTTTAACACTGATACGAGCGGAGATCCTACGTATCAAGAGGCGCTACGTATAGTTGTGGGCAGCGGAAAGGCGAGCGCTAGTCTGTTGCAACGACGTCTTGGCATTGGCTATGCTAAAGCTGCCCGATATATCGACACCATGGAAGAGCAGGGCATCGTTGGGCAGGCAAGCGGTAATTCTAAACCTCGCGATGTTTTGGTAAGTAGTGTTGATGACCTTGGTGGCGGTGACGTCATCGACGAAGATATTTAG
- the rpsF gene encoding 30S ribosomal protein S6 — protein sequence MKEYELTVLIHPDLEVDLDAPLKKVRDIVTGAGGEIVSEDNWGKKKLAYRIRKEDFAVYVYFDVKLPSDAPLKISNTLNITDEVLRYLLVSVNEKGRALLAEDKKRAREDDEGSTKEEKGE from the coding sequence GTGAAAGAATACGAACTAACAGTTCTGATTCACCCTGACTTAGAGGTGGATCTCGATGCGCCCCTGAAAAAGGTACGTGACATCGTAACCGGTGCTGGCGGCGAAATCGTCAGTGAAGACAACTGGGGTAAGAAAAAGCTTGCCTATCGCATCCGCAAAGAGGATTTTGCTGTATACGTCTACTTTGACGTCAAGCTACCATCTGATGCGCCACTAAAGATTAGCAATACGCTGAACATCACCGATGAAGTTTTGCGTTATCTGCTTGTAAGCGTTAACGAAAAAGGACGCGCTTTGTTGGCTGAAGATAAAAAGCGAGCAAGAGAAGACGACGAGGGTAGTACTAAGGAAGAAAAGGGAGAATAA
- a CDS encoding helix-turn-helix domain-containing protein, whose translation MDTEYLTVEQVANLLQVHWQSVLNYIKRGDLPAMRLGRGYRIARNDLDKFIEQRTTRGSSR comes from the coding sequence ATGGATACCGAATACCTCACAGTCGAACAAGTCGCCAACCTGCTCCAGGTCCACTGGCAAAGTGTTTTGAACTACATCAAGCGTGGCGACTTGCCTGCTATGCGGCTAGGGCGAGGTTATCGTATAGCTCGAAACGACTTGGACAAATTTATTGAACAGCGCACAACTAGGGGCAGCAGTCGATGA